A genome region from Baekduia alba includes the following:
- a CDS encoding LysR family transcriptional regulator — MELRALSYFVAVAEAGSFTRAAEQLHIVQPAVSQQVRRLEDELGVALFTRTTRAVTLTAAGERLLSEARAVLAAADRTRRVAAELASGDAAELRLATASGLGPWLHRVLDALAGSAPGVSVRLTTLPYRERVAAVAAGTLDAALVHAARAVADGLELIPVTTTPLVAALPANHALAGRDRLALADLAALPVRLAPRDRNAAFHDFITSALAGAGPAPVHASPFSTLQNTLAEISAGPASWAPIYGHIPSLPDVPGVAFLPIDGPEVVTSLVVADGPPGPAIRALLDACAAAGAAAPER, encoded by the coding sequence ATGGAGCTGCGAGCGCTGAGCTACTTCGTCGCCGTCGCCGAGGCCGGCAGCTTCACGCGTGCGGCCGAGCAGCTGCACATCGTCCAGCCGGCGGTCAGCCAGCAGGTGCGCCGGCTCGAAGACGAGCTCGGCGTCGCGCTGTTCACGCGGACGACGCGCGCCGTGACCCTGACCGCGGCCGGCGAGCGGCTGCTGAGCGAGGCGCGCGCCGTGCTGGCCGCTGCCGATCGGACGCGACGGGTGGCCGCGGAGCTTGCGTCAGGGGACGCCGCCGAGCTGCGCCTGGCGACCGCGAGCGGTCTCGGCCCGTGGCTGCATCGGGTCCTCGACGCGCTCGCCGGGTCGGCGCCGGGCGTGAGCGTCCGGTTGACGACCCTGCCCTACCGCGAGCGCGTCGCGGCCGTCGCCGCCGGCACGCTCGACGCCGCGCTCGTCCACGCGGCCCGCGCGGTGGCGGACGGCCTCGAGCTGATCCCGGTGACGACGACGCCCCTGGTCGCGGCGCTGCCGGCGAACCATGCGCTGGCCGGCCGTGACCGGCTGGCGCTCGCGGACCTCGCCGCGCTCCCGGTCCGGTTGGCGCCGCGGGATCGCAACGCCGCGTTCCATGACTTCATCACCTCCGCGCTGGCCGGCGCGGGCCCTGCGCCGGTCCATGCCTCCCCGTTCTCGACGCTGCAGAACACGCTCGCCGAGATCAGCGCCGGGCCAGCCAGCTGGGCCCCGATCTACGGGCACATCCCGTCGCTGCCCGACGTGCCCGGCGTGGCGTTCCTCCCGATCGACGGACCGGAGGTCGTCACGTCGCTCGTCGTCGCCGACGGACCGCCGGGGCCGGCCATCCGCGCGCTGCTCGACGCGTGCGCCGCGGCGGGCGCGGCGGCGCCGGAGCGGTAG
- a CDS encoding carbon-nitrogen hydrolase family protein, whose protein sequence is MQDQVHLSVVQLVPVPLAPEANVQRMVEWVRDEGAAADVVVFPELATTGYVPPEPTAAFTARLRDASERVPGRLTDALAAVAQETRTHVVAGFSELGDDGELYNSIVWVHRADGALHVHRKAHLFQRERAYFAAGDRFEAFDTDLGRVGLQVCYDSKYPEVSRLQALAGAELMIAVFAYAPDPGVPADILQHRAVVRAWENGAFYVAANRLGREGDDAFAGRSAVAGPTGRILTDPDDATAPVVRAVLDAGDFALAGRDALLVADRRPDLYGTPGPNERNPSR, encoded by the coding sequence ATGCAGGACCAGGTCCACCTCTCGGTCGTGCAGCTCGTCCCGGTGCCGCTGGCGCCGGAGGCCAACGTCCAGCGGATGGTCGAATGGGTCCGGGACGAGGGCGCGGCGGCCGACGTCGTCGTCTTCCCCGAGCTGGCCACGACCGGTTACGTCCCGCCGGAGCCGACCGCCGCGTTCACGGCGCGCCTGCGCGACGCGTCCGAGCGCGTGCCCGGCCGCCTGACCGATGCGCTGGCGGCGGTGGCGCAAGAGACCCGGACGCACGTCGTCGCGGGGTTCAGCGAGCTCGGCGACGATGGCGAGCTGTACAACTCGATCGTCTGGGTGCACCGAGCCGATGGCGCGCTGCACGTGCACCGCAAGGCGCACCTGTTCCAGCGCGAGCGTGCGTACTTCGCTGCCGGCGACCGCTTCGAGGCCTTCGACACCGACCTCGGCCGCGTCGGGCTGCAGGTCTGCTACGACTCGAAGTACCCGGAGGTCTCGCGTCTGCAGGCCCTCGCTGGGGCCGAGCTGATGATCGCGGTCTTCGCCTACGCGCCGGACCCGGGCGTCCCGGCCGACATCCTGCAGCACCGCGCGGTCGTGCGGGCGTGGGAGAACGGCGCGTTCTACGTGGCCGCCAATCGCCTTGGCCGCGAGGGTGACGACGCGTTCGCGGGCCGCAGCGCGGTCGCCGGCCCGACCGGCCGGATCCTCACCGACCCCGACGACGCCACGGCGCCGGTCGTGCGCGCGGTGCTCGACGCCGGCGACTTCGCCCTGGCCGGGCGCGACGCGCTGCTGGTCGCCGACCGCCGCCCTGACCTCTACGGAACCCCAGGGCCCAACGAAAGGAATCCCTCCCGATGA
- a CDS encoding pyridoxal phosphate-dependent aminotransferase, whose protein sequence is MSASVRFAPAARVTEVIAHSLRPSTRPGKDLVSLASGEPDFDTPAHITRALVEAIEGGATHYGAWDGDPELRAALAETCGTGERRDRAAEEVLITHGGSGALAAALLGTLNPGDEVIVTTPTYSLYADLARLAGAQPRTVPLTEGFRLDLDAIAAVAPAARMITLCNPGNPTGSVCTADELRALAAIAEEHDLLVVSDEAYERIVYPGSGFTSALDVPELADRLLYVQTFSKTYAMTGWRLGYLCAPADVVRSAALVHRTFAGPLNTAIQRAGLAAVVGDQGFFAPMLAEYTERRELVLDALQDIPGVTAHRPEGAFYVLVDHRALGTSAEIVTRARDNGLAVRSGAEFGAGGEGHVRLSFATDRERLERGLALLRETLTIAAER, encoded by the coding sequence ATGAGCGCGAGCGTGCGGTTCGCGCCCGCGGCGCGCGTCACCGAGGTCATCGCGCACTCGCTGCGGCCGTCGACGCGGCCAGGCAAGGACCTGGTCTCGCTGGCCTCCGGCGAGCCCGACTTCGACACCCCCGCACACATCACGCGGGCGCTGGTCGAGGCGATCGAAGGCGGCGCCACGCACTACGGCGCCTGGGACGGTGACCCCGAGCTGCGCGCCGCGCTGGCGGAGACGTGCGGGACGGGCGAGCGTCGGGACCGCGCCGCCGAGGAGGTTCTGATCACCCACGGCGGCAGCGGCGCGCTCGCCGCAGCGCTGCTCGGGACGCTGAACCCCGGCGATGAGGTCATCGTCACGACCCCGACGTACTCGCTCTACGCCGACCTCGCGCGGCTGGCCGGGGCGCAACCGCGCACCGTCCCGCTGACCGAGGGCTTCCGACTCGACCTCGACGCCATCGCGGCCGTCGCTCCCGCGGCGCGGATGATCACGCTCTGCAACCCGGGCAACCCAACGGGCTCGGTCTGCACGGCCGACGAGCTGCGCGCGCTGGCGGCGATCGCCGAGGAGCACGACCTGCTCGTCGTCAGCGACGAGGCCTACGAGCGGATCGTCTACCCCGGCAGCGGCTTCACCTCCGCCCTCGACGTGCCCGAGCTCGCCGACCGGCTGCTCTACGTGCAAACGTTCTCCAAGACCTACGCCATGACCGGCTGGCGCCTGGGCTACCTCTGCGCCCCAGCCGACGTGGTTCGTTCCGCGGCGCTCGTGCACCGCACGTTCGCGGGCCCGCTGAACACCGCGATCCAGCGGGCGGGGCTGGCGGCGGTCGTCGGTGACCAGGGCTTCTTCGCGCCGATGCTCGCCGAGTACACCGAGCGCCGCGAGTTGGTGCTCGACGCGCTCCAGGACATCCCAGGCGTCACCGCGCACCGCCCGGAGGGTGCGTTCTACGTGCTGGTCGACCACCGGGCGCTCGGCACGTCGGCGGAGATCGTCACGCGCGCGCGGGACAACGGGCTCGCCGTGCGCTCGGGCGCGGAGTTCGGCGCAGGGGGCGAGGGCCATGTCCGGCTCTCGTTCGCGACCGACCGCGAACGGTTGGAGCGCGGCCTCGCGCTGCTGCGCGAGACGCTGACCATCGCGGCCGAGCGCTGA
- a CDS encoding amino acid ABC transporter ATP-binding protein → MSSVMVRAENVHKAYGRTPVLRGVSLDIHRGETICIMGPSGSGKSTLLRCMQHLETIDAGRLYVDGELIGYRDVGGRLRELSGKEVCRQRSEIGTVFQHFYLFSHMTVLENVVAAPVVVKGVAREKAEKRARGLLESVGLAHKADAYPRKLSGGQQQRVAIARALAMEPKLMLFDEPTSALDPELVGEVLAVIRDLAKTGMTMVVVTHEVGFAREAGDSLVFMEDGRVIETGPARKVIADPLHSRTRNFLSKIL, encoded by the coding sequence ATGAGCAGCGTGATGGTGCGCGCCGAGAACGTGCACAAGGCCTACGGCAGGACACCGGTCTTGCGCGGGGTGTCGCTCGACATCCACCGCGGCGAGACGATCTGCATCATGGGCCCGTCCGGGTCCGGCAAGAGCACGCTGCTGCGCTGCATGCAGCACCTGGAGACGATCGATGCCGGTCGTCTCTACGTCGACGGCGAGCTGATCGGCTACCGCGACGTCGGCGGTCGCCTGCGGGAGCTGAGCGGCAAGGAGGTGTGCCGCCAGCGCTCGGAGATCGGCACGGTCTTCCAGCACTTCTATCTGTTCTCGCACATGACCGTGCTGGAGAACGTGGTGGCCGCGCCGGTGGTCGTCAAGGGCGTCGCGCGCGAGAAGGCCGAGAAGCGGGCGCGGGGCCTGCTGGAGAGCGTCGGCCTCGCGCACAAGGCGGACGCCTACCCGCGCAAGCTGTCCGGCGGCCAGCAGCAGCGGGTCGCGATCGCGCGGGCGCTGGCGATGGAGCCCAAGTTGATGCTCTTCGACGAGCCGACCTCGGCGCTGGACCCCGAGCTGGTGGGGGAGGTGCTGGCGGTGATCCGCGATCTCGCCAAGACCGGGATGACGATGGTCGTAGTGACGCACGAGGTCGGCTTCGCCCGCGAGGCGGGCGACAGCCTCGTGTTCATGGAGGACGGGCGCGTGATCGAAACCGGTCCCGCGCGCAAGGTGATCGCCGATCCGCTGCATTCGCGGACGCGCAACTTCCTGTCCAAGATCCTCTAG
- a CDS encoding urea carboxylase-associated family protein yields MTAQKPSPIYHGSFLPAAYTDTTRYAAIAVAPDQRTLQTEFTIPVRTGHAWHVKAGQVCRVSTPEGPQVGDFNFFNAHNPRERLWAARTRQIQAAHVTTYDRLWSNLPYLRPILTITGDSIDYGVDADGGRCHDLLGSRCDPYMKHLLTGETVNHQCHSNLVRAVAPHGLGEQDVHDVLNIFQVTGLVDDRYFTSTSPAKPGDYFEFMAEIDLLCALSNCPGGDLSAKRWGPEAADTADNCRPLHVEVYDLDAELLDGWESPKVSTYAGGHGLA; encoded by the coding sequence ATGACCGCTCAGAAGCCCAGCCCGATCTACCACGGCTCCTTCCTGCCCGCCGCCTACACCGACACCACGCGCTACGCGGCGATCGCCGTCGCGCCGGACCAGCGGACGCTGCAGACCGAGTTCACGATCCCGGTCCGCACCGGCCACGCGTGGCACGTCAAGGCCGGCCAGGTCTGCCGTGTGAGCACGCCCGAGGGTCCGCAGGTCGGCGACTTCAACTTCTTCAACGCCCACAACCCGCGCGAGCGTCTGTGGGCCGCGCGGACGCGGCAGATCCAGGCCGCACACGTCACGACCTACGACCGCCTGTGGTCGAACCTGCCATACCTGCGGCCGATCCTGACGATCACCGGCGACTCGATCGACTACGGCGTCGACGCCGACGGCGGCCGCTGTCACGACCTGCTGGGCTCGCGCTGCGACCCCTACATGAAGCATCTGCTCACCGGCGAGACCGTCAACCACCAGTGCCACTCCAACCTCGTGCGCGCTGTGGCGCCGCACGGGCTCGGCGAGCAGGACGTGCACGACGTCCTGAACATCTTCCAGGTCACTGGGCTGGTCGACGACCGCTACTTCACGAGCACGTCCCCGGCGAAGCCCGGCGACTACTTCGAGTTCATGGCCGAGATCGACCTGCTCTGCGCGCTGTCGAACTGCCCCGGGGGCGACCTGTCGGCCAAGCGCTGGGGCCCCGAGGCGGCCGACACGGCGGACAACTGCCGGCCGCTGCACGTCGAGGTCTACGACCTGGACGCCGAGCTGCTGGACGGATGGGAGTCACCCAAGGTGTCCACCTACGCGGGCGGCCATGGGCTGGCGTAG
- a CDS encoding amino acid ABC transporter permease, which produces MTRPEVNTAVRPAIERPHEVVEHPMDAQVTPEPISADPVRGVGRTAVSALLVVAIVWLGWTLVTNAGFQWDVVGDYLFDPTIIHGLEVTVYLVAASMAIAIVLGVALGVMRLSKNRSAYLFSSGYVWFFRGTPVLVQLIFWYNLATLFPRLKLGIPFGGPELTSVSSNKVMTPFVAALLGLALNEAAYYAEIVRGGILSVDAGQTTAAKALGFTPRQTLAKVVLPQAMRSIVPPTGNQVIAMLKYSALASVIAVEELLHSAQTIYNTNFQTIPLLIVASLWYLVLVTILTLGQHQLERRFSRGAADAPEPGSGRVARGIARLRGARTETA; this is translated from the coding sequence ATGACCAGACCTGAGGTGAACACCGCGGTGCGACCGGCGATCGAGCGCCCGCACGAGGTCGTCGAGCACCCGATGGATGCGCAGGTCACGCCCGAGCCGATCAGCGCCGACCCCGTTCGCGGGGTCGGCCGGACGGCCGTCTCGGCGCTGTTGGTCGTCGCGATCGTCTGGCTGGGCTGGACGCTGGTCACCAATGCCGGGTTCCAGTGGGACGTGGTCGGCGACTACCTGTTTGACCCGACCATCATCCACGGCCTCGAGGTCACGGTGTACCTCGTCGCCGCGTCGATGGCCATCGCGATCGTGCTCGGCGTCGCCCTAGGGGTCATGCGGCTGTCCAAGAACCGCTCTGCCTATCTGTTCTCCAGCGGGTACGTGTGGTTCTTCCGCGGCACGCCCGTCTTGGTCCAGCTGATCTTCTGGTACAACTTGGCCACCCTGTTCCCGCGGCTCAAGCTCGGGATCCCGTTCGGCGGGCCCGAGCTGACCTCAGTGTCCAGCAACAAGGTGATGACGCCGTTCGTCGCGGCCTTGCTCGGCTTGGCGCTCAACGAGGCGGCCTACTACGCCGAGATCGTGCGCGGCGGGATCCTGTCGGTCGACGCCGGCCAGACCACCGCGGCCAAGGCGCTGGGCTTCACCCCGAGGCAGACGCTTGCCAAGGTCGTCCTGCCGCAGGCGATGCGGTCGATCGTGCCGCCCACCGGCAACCAGGTCATCGCCATGTTGAAGTACTCGGCGCTGGCCAGCGTGATCGCCGTGGAGGAGCTGCTGCACTCGGCGCAGACCATTTACAACACCAACTTCCAAACGATTCCGCTGCTGATCGTGGCATCGCTCTGGTACCTCGTGCTGGTGACGATCCTGACGCTCGGCCAGCACCAGCTGGAGCGGCGGTTCTCGCGCGGGGCCGCCGACGCGCCCGAGCCGGGGTCCGGGCGCGTGGCGCGGGGCATCGCCCGCCTGCGCGGCGCGAGAACGGAGACGGCATGA
- a CDS encoding MFS transporter: MSTITLKAPALGSTAIGLRLGALFGPSVFGVTAASVALPRAGAALGVSPVAATWVLTAHALALGVGTALFGRVTDVAGARVTMAAATVLLVLGAAICLLSPTLTVLVVGRLALAAGSGGLVATALALSASVPDGHRVEVLGWFGVTIAVFAASATLAGGAVTEAIGWRPTLVLPALAIAAIPSCRELVTLREASGAPLDLLGAALLAAAAAGLVVVIQAHALALPLVTALLVAAAAGLSAAALAVRSRRRADAFVPWSLGADRRFVGAALAGFGVYAGFFAIVYATPQLLRQEHGWDVLAIGAALLPGAVLGAGLSRAAAPLADRLGGAGLLAVVGGTFGAALLAAGLADAPPGVLLSAAAAGFAAFAVTQVVLTREIAAHVTPTQRGAAVGLLNLAFFIGGATGTATAGALADSVGLGDALALVAAFPAAAVLAAGALR; this comes from the coding sequence ATGTCCACCATCACGCTCAAGGCGCCCGCGCTCGGGTCGACCGCGATCGGGCTGCGGCTCGGCGCGCTCTTCGGACCGTCGGTGTTCGGCGTCACCGCGGCGAGCGTGGCCCTGCCGCGCGCGGGCGCCGCCCTCGGCGTGAGTCCCGTCGCCGCGACGTGGGTCCTTACCGCGCACGCCCTCGCGCTGGGCGTGGGGACGGCGCTGTTCGGGCGGGTCACCGATGTCGCGGGCGCCCGCGTCACGATGGCCGCCGCCACCGTCCTGCTCGTCCTCGGCGCCGCGATCTGCCTGCTCTCGCCGACCCTGACCGTCCTGGTCGTCGGACGGCTCGCCCTCGCGGCGGGCTCGGGCGGGCTGGTCGCCACCGCGCTGGCGCTCTCCGCCTCGGTGCCCGACGGCCACCGCGTTGAGGTGCTCGGGTGGTTCGGTGTGACGATCGCGGTCTTCGCCGCGAGCGCGACGCTCGCCGGCGGCGCCGTGACCGAGGCGATCGGGTGGCGGCCCACGCTGGTCCTGCCGGCGCTCGCCATCGCCGCGATCCCTTCCTGCCGCGAGCTCGTCACGCTCCGCGAAGCCTCCGGAGCGCCGCTGGACCTCCTTGGTGCGGCGCTGCTCGCCGCGGCCGCCGCCGGCCTCGTCGTCGTCATCCAGGCTCACGCGCTGGCCCTCCCGCTCGTGACGGCGCTGCTCGTCGCCGCGGCGGCAGGTCTGTCGGCGGCGGCGCTGGCGGTCCGGTCGCGCCGTCGCGCGGACGCCTTCGTCCCGTGGTCGCTGGGCGCCGACCGCCGGTTCGTCGGCGCCGCGTTGGCCGGCTTCGGCGTCTACGCGGGGTTCTTCGCGATCGTCTACGCGACCCCGCAGCTCCTGCGCCAGGAGCACGGGTGGGACGTCCTCGCCATCGGCGCGGCGCTGCTGCCCGGCGCGGTGCTCGGCGCCGGGCTGTCACGCGCGGCGGCGCCCCTGGCGGACCGGCTCGGCGGCGCCGGTCTGCTCGCCGTCGTCGGCGGGACGTTCGGCGCGGCGCTGCTCGCCGCGGGCCTGGCGGACGCGCCGCCCGGCGTGCTGCTGTCCGCCGCCGCGGCCGGGTTCGCCGCCTTCGCGGTCACGCAGGTCGTCCTGACCCGTGAGATCGCCGCGCACGTCACGCCCACCCAGCGTGGCGCTGCCGTCGGCCTGCTCAACCTCGCGTTCTTCATCGGAGGAGCGACCGGGACCGCGACCGCGGGCGCCCTGGCCGACTCCGTGGGGCTGGGTGACGCGCTCGCGCTCGTGGCCGCCTTCCCGGCGGCCGCCGTCCTGGCCGCGGGGGCGCTGCGATGA
- a CDS encoding NmrA family NAD(P)-binding protein — protein sequence MSGEQTVLVVGATGRIAGLVVPELARRGARVRALARDDAQAAAARRRGVDEIALGDLRDPASLRAAVRGADGVFHIGPAFVPDEAQLGLHLVEAAVAAGVRRFAFSGVLHPTNGLANHASKQPVEQALYASGMDFAVLQPATVLQNIAGAWPAVVEHGSFGEPFSARSRVARVDYRDVAEVAAIALTEDRLAYGTYELAADGMPDRHALAAAMSDVVGHAVVAVEPSFEAWRRTVPLPYTEEQWALLAAVYADYHDHGSAGNGVVLRAILGREPRTPGEYLRELHREAPRR from the coding sequence ATGAGCGGCGAGCAGACGGTCCTCGTCGTCGGCGCGACCGGGCGCATCGCGGGCCTCGTCGTGCCCGAGCTGGCGCGTCGCGGCGCGCGGGTGCGCGCGCTGGCGCGCGACGACGCGCAGGCCGCGGCGGCGCGCCGGCGCGGCGTCGACGAGATCGCGCTCGGCGACCTGCGCGACCCGGCCAGCCTGCGCGCGGCGGTCCGCGGCGCCGACGGCGTCTTCCACATCGGTCCCGCGTTCGTGCCCGACGAGGCGCAGCTCGGGCTGCACCTGGTGGAGGCCGCCGTCGCCGCCGGGGTGCGCCGCTTCGCCTTCTCGGGCGTCCTCCACCCCACCAACGGCCTGGCCAACCACGCCTCCAAGCAGCCCGTCGAGCAGGCGCTGTACGCGTCCGGCATGGACTTCGCCGTGCTGCAGCCCGCCACGGTGCTGCAGAACATCGCGGGCGCGTGGCCGGCCGTCGTGGAGCATGGGTCGTTCGGTGAGCCGTTCTCAGCACGGTCGCGCGTCGCCCGCGTCGACTACCGCGACGTCGCCGAGGTCGCCGCGATCGCGCTGACCGAGGATCGCCTGGCCTACGGCACTTACGAGCTGGCGGCCGACGGCATGCCCGATCGCCACGCGCTCGCGGCGGCGATGAGCGACGTCGTGGGGCACGCCGTCGTGGCGGTCGAGCCGAGCTTCGAAGCCTGGCGCCGGACGGTCCCGCTGCCCTACACCGAGGAGCAGTGGGCGCTGCTCGCGGCCGTGTACGCCGACTATCACGACCACGGCTCGGCCGGCAACGGCGTGGTGCTGCGCGCGATCCTCGGCCGCGAGCCGCGCACGCCCGGCGAGTACCTTCGCGAGCTTCACCGGGAAGCGCCGCGCCGCTGA
- a CDS encoding transporter substrate-binding domain-containing protein has product MVSGKIGGAPPRAFGLAPAAAMCALAMAAAGCGSSGSDGKISGGTSTAATATTATTVDQAARKLLPADVTARNTLRVATMLDWPPFTYKKAGSSTPTGIDIDLITAISKTLGVKPVITNLADGGWIPGIQNGKFDVAVSQLAISPERAAVVGFVDYIGNPLGLMVRQVDADKIDPTDLCGQTLVGTTGTGPLSFGRKYSKEQCVANGKPAIKFQVYGDSGTTVLSLANGRGAGFLVDNAVGTYTAKTTNKKLIMDEGTVPDSATRSGIAFPKQQPAIGDAVRAALVTMAKNGSYRKILESWDVSAEALTPEQISATESS; this is encoded by the coding sequence ATGGTGTCAGGCAAGATCGGCGGTGCGCCGCCGAGGGCCTTCGGGCTCGCTCCTGCTGCGGCGATGTGCGCCCTGGCCATGGCGGCCGCGGGCTGCGGGTCATCGGGCTCGGACGGGAAGATCAGTGGCGGCACGTCCACCGCGGCGACCGCGACGACCGCGACGACGGTCGACCAGGCGGCGCGCAAGCTGCTGCCGGCCGACGTGACCGCGCGCAACACGCTGCGCGTGGCGACGATGCTCGATTGGCCGCCGTTCACCTACAAGAAGGCTGGGAGCAGCACGCCGACGGGGATCGACATCGACCTGATCACGGCGATCAGCAAGACGCTGGGGGTGAAGCCGGTCATCACGAACCTGGCCGACGGCGGCTGGATTCCAGGGATCCAGAACGGGAAGTTCGACGTCGCTGTCAGCCAGCTGGCGATCAGCCCCGAGCGTGCGGCTGTGGTCGGATTCGTCGACTACATCGGCAACCCGCTGGGGCTCATGGTTCGCCAGGTCGACGCGGACAAGATCGACCCGACCGACCTATGCGGCCAGACGCTTGTCGGCACGACCGGCACGGGTCCGCTGAGCTTCGGCCGCAAGTACTCCAAGGAGCAGTGCGTGGCCAATGGAAAGCCGGCCATCAAGTTCCAGGTCTATGGTGACAGCGGAACGACGGTCCTGTCGCTGGCCAACGGCCGCGGCGCGGGGTTCTTGGTGGACAACGCGGTCGGGACCTACACAGCAAAGACCACCAACAAGAAACTGATCATGGACGAGGGCACGGTCCCGGACTCGGCCACGCGGTCGGGCATCGCGTTCCCCAAGCAGCAGCCGGCGATCGGCGACGCCGTTCGCGCAGCGCTCGTGACGATGGCCAAGAACGGCAGCTACCGGAAGATCCTGGAGAGCTGGGACGTCTCCGCGGAGGCGCTCACGCCCGAGCAGATCAGCGCGACGGAGTCCAGCTAG
- a CDS encoding 4-carboxy-4-hydroxy-2-oxoadipate aldolase/oxaloacetate decarboxylase, giving the protein MTSTNIDRPTAAMTELAELGVATVYEASGRQGLIDVPLIRLVPGARVAGPARTAECGQDDNRAVHEAIAAVEPGDILVLTMPHPRPVALVGDLLATQAAGQGAAGILVDGAVRDREELVAMGLPVWSRHVRARGATKEHRGAVDVPVTVGGTAIHPGDVVVLDADGAVCVPRARIDQVLEASRARLEREAELRVRFEAGELSYDIYGMRAADRA; this is encoded by the coding sequence ATGACCTCCACCAACATCGACCGGCCCACCGCAGCGATGACCGAGCTCGCCGAGCTCGGCGTCGCCACGGTCTACGAGGCCTCGGGCCGCCAAGGACTGATCGACGTGCCGCTGATCCGGCTCGTCCCGGGCGCGCGCGTCGCGGGCCCAGCCCGGACGGCCGAGTGCGGGCAGGACGACAACCGCGCGGTGCACGAGGCGATCGCGGCGGTGGAGCCGGGCGACATCCTGGTCTTGACGATGCCGCACCCGCGGCCGGTCGCGCTCGTCGGCGACCTCCTGGCGACGCAGGCCGCCGGCCAGGGCGCGGCGGGGATCCTGGTCGACGGCGCAGTCCGCGACCGCGAGGAGCTGGTGGCGATGGGGCTGCCGGTGTGGAGCCGCCACGTCCGCGCCCGCGGCGCCACCAAGGAGCACCGCGGAGCGGTCGACGTCCCCGTCACAGTCGGCGGGACGGCGATCCATCCCGGCGACGTCGTGGTCCTCGACGCCGACGGAGCGGTCTGCGTGCCGCGCGCCCGGATCGACCAGGTGCTGGAGGCGTCCCGCGCGCGCCTGGAGCGCGAGGCCGAGCTGCGCGTCCGCTTCGAGGCCGGCGAGTTGAGCTATGACATCTACGGCATGCGCGCGGCGGACAGGGCATGA